One region of Polynucleobacter sp. SHI8 genomic DNA includes:
- a CDS encoding polyprenyl synthetase family protein produces the protein MSLSADAVQPVVSLSSILHPIDADMKELDRVIKTSLSSDVALINQISQYLIEAGGKRIRPALLFLISNALSNQKTVAHRHEIAAVLEFIHTATLLHDDVVDESDLRRGRKTANAVFGNAASVLVGDFLYSRAFQMMVVHGELKIMEILANATNVIAEGEVLQLLNLNDPLVTEDRYYKVILYKTAKLFEASAELGAVLAKANVSQTSAAAEFGQHIGVVFQLVDDWLDYAAQSAVLGKNAGDDLREGKPTLPLIYLLNEGTTSQKEMAARAIEQIEDCDDDFFNDVLQAVKASGALEYTISQAHVKAEQAKACLTHFPDNANTQALYQICDYSLLRSF, from the coding sequence ATGAGCTTAAGTGCTGACGCAGTACAACCCGTTGTAAGTCTCTCTTCAATTCTGCATCCTATTGATGCCGATATGAAAGAACTTGACCGAGTTATTAAAACTAGCCTCAGCTCAGATGTTGCTCTAATTAATCAAATCTCTCAATATTTAATTGAAGCTGGTGGAAAACGTATTCGTCCAGCCTTGTTATTTTTAATCTCAAATGCGCTGAGTAATCAAAAAACTGTTGCGCATCGGCATGAAATTGCCGCTGTTTTAGAGTTCATTCATACAGCAACATTGCTGCATGATGACGTGGTAGATGAATCGGATTTACGACGCGGTCGCAAAACTGCAAATGCGGTTTTTGGTAATGCCGCTAGTGTCTTAGTGGGCGATTTCCTTTATTCAAGGGCTTTTCAAATGATGGTTGTGCATGGTGAGCTCAAGATTATGGAGATTTTAGCGAATGCGACCAATGTCATTGCTGAAGGTGAAGTGCTTCAACTACTCAACTTAAATGACCCTTTAGTCACTGAAGATCGTTATTACAAAGTCATTCTTTATAAAACAGCCAAGTTATTTGAAGCATCTGCAGAGCTTGGTGCAGTATTAGCCAAGGCCAATGTCTCGCAAACTTCTGCGGCAGCTGAGTTTGGTCAACACATTGGGGTTGTTTTTCAGTTGGTCGATGACTGGTTGGATTATGCTGCTCAATCCGCAGTTCTTGGAAAAAATGCTGGAGATGATTTACGTGAAGGTAAACCAACGCTACCACTCATTTATCTTCTCAATGAAGGTACAACCTCCCAAAAAGAAATGGCTGCAAGAGCGATTGAACAAATCGAAGACTGTGATGATGATTTTTTTAATGATGTGCTTCAAGCAGTCAAAGCAAGTGGCGCTTTAGAGTACACCATATCTCAGGCACATGTAAAAGCTGAGCAAGCTAAAGCTTGTCTTACGCACTTCCCAGATAATGCCAATACACAAGCTTTGTATCAAATCTGTGACTATTCATTATTA
- the rplU gene encoding 50S ribosomal protein L21, which translates to MYAVIKTGGKQYKVASGEKLKIEQIPADIGSEITIDQVLAVGAGDSLKFGEPLVVGASVTATVIAQGRHDKVKIFKMRRRKHYQKRQGHRQNFTEILINNILA; encoded by the coding sequence ATGTACGCGGTCATAAAAACCGGTGGCAAGCAATACAAAGTTGCTTCTGGTGAAAAATTGAAAATAGAACAGATACCTGCGGATATTGGTAGTGAAATCACGATCGACCAAGTACTAGCCGTTGGGGCTGGTGACTCACTCAAGTTTGGTGAGCCTTTGGTTGTTGGTGCTTCTGTAACTGCCACTGTTATCGCCCAGGGTCGTCATGACAAAGTGAAGATTTTTAAAATGCGCAGACGTAAGCATTATCAAAAGCGTCAAGGGCATCGCCAAAATTTCACAGAAATCTTGATTAACAACATTTTGGCTTAA
- the rpmA gene encoding 50S ribosomal protein L27, giving the protein MAQKKGGGSTRNGRDSESKRLGVKVYGGQAINAGGIIIRQRGTRVHPGANVGLGKDHTLYALVDGHVEFTIKGILKKSVVSVLPQA; this is encoded by the coding sequence ATGGCACAGAAAAAAGGCGGCGGTTCAACAAGAAACGGCCGTGATTCAGAATCAAAACGTTTAGGCGTAAAAGTGTATGGTGGTCAAGCCATTAACGCTGGTGGCATTATTATTCGCCAGCGCGGTACACGTGTGCATCCAGGTGCAAACGTAGGTTTGGGTAAGGACCATACTTTATATGCTTTAGTTGATGGACATGTTGAGTTCACAATTAAAGGTATTTTAAAGAAATCAGTTGTTTCTGTTCTCCCGCAAGCGTAA
- the obgE gene encoding GTPase ObgE gives MKFIDEARIEVIAGNGGSGSASMRREKFIEFGGPDGGDGGRGGSVWAVADRNINTLIDYRYAKTHLAKNGEAGRGADCYGKAGDDIELRFPVGTIIDDMDTGERIADLTMHGERILLAKGGEGGWGNIHFKSSTNRAPRQKTSGKPGDRHKLKLELKVLADIGLLGLPNAGKSTFITAVSNARPKIADYPFTTLHPNLGVVRVGPEKSFVIADIPGLIEGAAEGAGLGHRFLRHLQRTGIILHLVDLAPFDDEIDIVGQAKGIVQELLKYDQALYDKPRWLVLNKVDMLEEPVRVKRVKEFIKKFKWKGPVFEISGLTGQGCKELCFAIQTYLDEQKARVDAQEEYDADVRFKLDDQQGKEST, from the coding sequence ATGAAATTTATAGACGAAGCCCGTATTGAAGTCATCGCCGGCAATGGCGGTTCTGGAAGTGCGTCGATGCGCCGTGAAAAATTCATTGAGTTTGGCGGCCCTGATGGCGGTGATGGAGGTCGAGGTGGCTCAGTATGGGCCGTTGCTGACAGAAACATTAATACCTTGATTGACTATCGCTATGCTAAAACCCATTTAGCTAAAAATGGTGAAGCAGGAAGAGGTGCTGATTGTTATGGTAAAGCAGGCGATGATATTGAATTACGTTTTCCGGTAGGAACCATTATTGATGATATGGACACGGGTGAGCGCATCGCAGATTTGACCATGCATGGCGAACGCATATTACTTGCCAAAGGTGGCGAGGGTGGATGGGGTAATATCCACTTTAAAAGTAGTACGAATCGAGCGCCAAGACAGAAGACCAGTGGTAAGCCTGGTGATCGTCATAAATTAAAGCTTGAGTTAAAAGTATTAGCAGATATAGGTTTATTAGGATTACCTAATGCTGGGAAATCAACCTTTATCACCGCGGTCTCTAATGCAAGACCCAAAATAGCAGATTATCCATTTACAACCTTACACCCAAATTTAGGGGTAGTACGTGTTGGACCAGAAAAAAGTTTTGTTATCGCTGATATTCCAGGATTGATTGAGGGTGCTGCCGAAGGTGCAGGACTTGGCCATCGGTTTTTAAGACACTTGCAACGTACTGGGATTATTTTGCATTTGGTAGATCTAGCACCATTTGACGATGAGATTGACATCGTTGGTCAAGCAAAAGGAATTGTGCAAGAACTTCTCAAATACGACCAAGCGCTTTACGATAAACCACGTTGGTTGGTTTTAAATAAAGTGGATATGCTTGAAGAGCCTGTTCGGGTCAAGCGCGTCAAAGAATTTATTAAGAAATTTAAATGGAAAGGCCCTGTCTTTGAGATTTCAGGGCTTACTGGGCAGGGGTGTAAAGAATTATGCTTTGCCATTCAAACGTATTTAGATGAGCAAAAAGCGAGAGTAGATGCTCAAGAAGAATATGACGCAGATGTACGTTTTAAACTTGATGATCAGCAAGGAAAAGAATCAACATGA
- a CDS encoding CNP1-like family protein produces MTKKWIPVIFLIGGLLCNSLSMAQSRIFGDLEDLDKNKGAQEGKLVMPIGPPQKNNLFPFTPSANSKTLQFYVDKKNITIFKDEVRYTVVIQSPEGAEQILFSGIDCKQFLKITYARYDNNTWVEAKDQEWKPIPNLGYNNYQAYLGRRALCAGDSANSSIADINRRLQDVSIDTLF; encoded by the coding sequence ATGACTAAAAAATGGATTCCGGTAATTTTTCTCATTGGAGGATTGCTATGCAATTCTCTGTCAATGGCGCAATCACGCATCTTTGGGGACTTAGAAGATTTAGACAAAAATAAAGGGGCTCAAGAGGGGAAGCTTGTGATGCCGATAGGTCCACCTCAAAAAAATAATCTATTTCCATTTACTCCTTCAGCAAACAGTAAGACATTGCAATTTTATGTGGATAAAAAAAATATCACAATTTTTAAGGATGAAGTTCGTTATACGGTGGTGATTCAAAGCCCCGAGGGTGCCGAACAAATATTATTTTCTGGCATTGATTGCAAACAATTTCTCAAGATAACCTATGCAAGATATGACAACAATACTTGGGTTGAAGCCAAAGACCAAGAATGGAAGCCAATTCCCAATTTAGGATATAACAATTACCAAGCTTATTTGGGTCGCAGGGCTCTTTGTGCTGGTGATTCAGCTAACTCTAGTATTGCTGATATTAATCGCAGACTTCAAGACGTTAGTATCGACACTCTTTTTTAG
- a CDS encoding RNA pyrophosphohydrolase codes for MLDKEGYRPNVGIILLNQRNEVFWGKRIGQHSWQFPQGGIHHGENPKQAMFRELQEEVGLLPEHVQVIGRTKDWIRYDVPEEFLRRQSVQKSRRTTYKGQKQIWFLLRMVGRDSDISLRATDHPEFDAWRWSAYWIPLDAVIEFKREVYSKALSELARYLSRKSHLLSLPWGSTLDCYPHTIQASPTIENHDLT; via the coding sequence ATGCTCGATAAAGAGGGCTATAGACCTAATGTCGGGATAATTCTTCTAAATCAGCGAAACGAAGTATTCTGGGGCAAGAGGATTGGCCAGCATTCGTGGCAGTTCCCACAAGGTGGGATTCATCATGGAGAAAACCCCAAACAAGCCATGTTTCGTGAGCTGCAGGAAGAGGTAGGATTATTACCCGAACACGTTCAAGTGATTGGACGCACGAAAGATTGGATACGTTATGACGTGCCAGAAGAATTCTTGCGTCGTCAATCTGTACAAAAATCCAGAAGAACTACCTATAAAGGCCAAAAACAAATTTGGTTTTTATTGCGAATGGTAGGAAGGGATAGCGATATTTCCTTACGTGCAACGGATCACCCTGAATTTGATGCGTGGCGCTGGAGTGCCTACTGGATCCCTCTTGATGCTGTGATCGAATTCAAGCGCGAGGTCTATTCCAAAGCCCTTTCAGAACTTGCTCGCTATTTAAGCCGAAAATCACACTTGCTGTCTTTACCTTGGGGATCTACTTTAGATTGTTATCCTCATACAATTCAAGCTTCTCCAACCATAGAAAATCACGATTTAACTTGA